From the Primulina tabacum isolate GXHZ01 chromosome 15, ASM2559414v2, whole genome shotgun sequence genome, one window contains:
- the LOC142526508 gene encoding uncharacterized protein LOC142526508 isoform X2: MGSAEGFGGGVVVTKVGMLSGGACSSGVQKDIQDDDMSVPDSWGNIPVSEIRRQASQGPRLHNKDLANNSCLENMNSPSWALDVGDKLLIGKTCEIPRSNSVCSKRSGMVPMEVSDSKSGLLDAEGMPLELASCPASEKTQMVKQRKSSLIKPGDKRNEKTQVAKQRKSSIVKRGDKRNGKTHKNRCDSISLKNGLVSFNSAAGGNNFFGIYGLKADVFDITKNFNEIPLDEILHGKYHCASIAKDKGKKAVNSDSSLLQSVRKAYSVLQARKVLHAEKCAEIDHSCNQKVSTSLVTASSSTSQSESDKGESCDAEFPSSDNVQESVGKMNISTLISDSPLYQPKEIMERLALAPPKDLESFLFDVAKPATSFLKQGNDPRVGKSVSHRAGLPPFPWSNSFSGHNKSGADASKLSASRTICQGRWVKVRNSTALQRGSTDLQMDLESLQFDHSLVPSLNLKPERPEHQIAPSEKLLPSLEACSTSKISAADEHSRMYAAAQALCELTIHSSKKNYHSTVKLLGKPSQMSMKACKSKAVERSDKFSDPPKSINGTMNLIKLGDEGFPSKKLKLTTDERNTYNSRTDSLKKQALDWSTPEPVRSPPMKLFRASKPQIDRYNHHLVKKPYMMKPPRAAERPGIGQQKFRKVVVPMKWNRPEG; encoded by the exons ATGGGATCGGCCGAGGGTTTTGGAGGAGGTGTGGTGGTGACTAAAGTTGGGATGCTGTCTGGGGGTGCCTGCAGCTCAGGGGTTCAAAAAG ATATTCAGGATGATGACATGTCAGTACCGGATTCATGGGGCAATATACCTGTTTCTGAAATTCGTAGGCAAGCTTCTCAAGGCCCTAGATTGCACAACAAGGATCTTGCAAATAATTCTTGCTTGGAGAACATGAATTCTCCTTCCTGGGCACTGGATGTAGGGGACAAGCTTTTAATTGGGAAAACTTGTGAAATACCAAGAAGCAATAGTGTGTGCTCTAAGAGATCAGGGATGGTACCGATGGAAGTTTCTGATAGTAAATCTGGATTATTAGATGCAGAAGGAATGCCTCTTGAGCTTGCATCGTGTCCCGCAAGCG AGAAAACCCAAATGGTTAAGCAAAGGAAAAGTTCTCTTATCAAACCTGGGGATAAAAGAAATG AGAAAACCCAAGTGGCTAAGCAAAGGAAAAGTTCAATTGTCAAACGCGGGGATAAAAGAAATGGTAAAACACACAAGAATAGATGTGATTCAATCTCTTTGAAGAATGGCTTGGTTAGCTTCAATTCAGCTGCAGGAGGGAATAACTTTTTCG GAATCTATGGTTTAAAAGCTGATGTTTTTGACATCACAAAGAATTTCAATGAGATTCCTCTTGATGAGATTCTGCATGGAAAGTATCACTGTGCTAGTATTGCCAAAGACAAGGGAAAGAAAGCAGTGAATTCAGACAGCAGTCTTTTGCAGTCGGTAAGAAAGGCATACTCTGTTCTTCAAGCTAGGAAGGTTTTGCACGCTGAAAAATGTGCTGAAATCGATCACAGTTGCAACCAAAAGGTTTCGACTAGCTTGGTCACTGCTAGTTCCTCGACAAGCCAAAGTGAAAGTGACAAAGGAGAGAGTTGTGATGCAGAGTTTCCATCCTCTGACAAT GTTCAAGAATCTGTCGGCAAGATGAATATATCTACCTTAATTTCCGATTCCCCTCTATATCAGCCGAAAGAAATCATGGAGCGTCTCGCGCTTGCTCCACCAAAGGATTTGGAGTCGTTTCTATTTGATGTGGCCAAGCCTGCAACATCTTTTCTGAAACAAGGCAATGATCCTCGTGTGGGCAAATCAGTTTCTCACCGAGCTGGCCTACCACCTTTTCCTTGGTCCAATTCATTTTCTGGACATAATAAGTCGGGTGCTGATGCCAGTAAGTTATCGGCAAGTCGTACAATATGTCAAGGTAGATGGGTAAAAGTTAGAAATTCTACCGCCCTTCAGAGAGGTTCTACTGATTTACAGATGGACCTAGAATCACTACAATTTGATCACAGTTTAGTGCCTTCACTTAACCTTAAACCTGAACGTCCAGAACATCAAATTGCTCCAAGTGAAAAGCTTCTTCCCTCCTTGGAAGCATGCTCAACTTCTAAGATATCTGCAGCAG ATGAGCACTCCCGCATGTATGCTGCCGCTCAAGCCCTTTGTGAATTGACTATTCATTCCTCAAAGAAAAATTACCATTCGACCGTTAAGTTGCTTGGAAAACCTTCCCAGATGTCCATGAAAGCTTGCAAATCTAAAGCCGTGGAGAGATCTGATAAATTTTCCGACCCACCAAAATCAATAAATGGGACCATGAATCTCATAAAACTTGGCGATGAAGGGTTTCCTTCAAAGAAGCTCAAGCTCACAACAGACGAAAGAAACACCTACAATAGTCGTACTGATTCCCTAAAAAAACAAGCATTAGACTGGTCTACTCCAGAACCTGTTAGATCACCTCCCATGAAACTATTCAGGGCGTCGAAACCACAAATAGATCGTTACAACCACCACCTTGTAAAGAAACCATATATGATGAAACCGCCACGTGCTGCAGAGAGGCCTGGTATTGGTCAACAGAAGTTCAGGAAAGTCGTCGTGCCAATGAAGTGGAATCGACCCGAAGGTTAG
- the LOC142526508 gene encoding uncharacterized protein LOC142526508 isoform X1 produces the protein MGSAEGFGGGVVVTKVGMLSGGACSSGVQKDIQDDDMSVPDSWGNIPVSEIRRQASQGPRLHNKDLANNSCLENMNSPSWALDVGDKLLIGKTCEIPRSNSVCSKRSGMVPMEVSDSKSGLLDAEGMPLELASCPASGNTSEKTQMVKQRKSSLIKPGDKRNEKTQVAKQRKSSIVKRGDKRNGKTHKNRCDSISLKNGLVSFNSAAGGNNFFGIYGLKADVFDITKNFNEIPLDEILHGKYHCASIAKDKGKKAVNSDSSLLQSVRKAYSVLQARKVLHAEKCAEIDHSCNQKVSTSLVTASSSTSQSESDKGESCDAEFPSSDNVQESVGKMNISTLISDSPLYQPKEIMERLALAPPKDLESFLFDVAKPATSFLKQGNDPRVGKSVSHRAGLPPFPWSNSFSGHNKSGADASKLSASRTICQGRWVKVRNSTALQRGSTDLQMDLESLQFDHSLVPSLNLKPERPEHQIAPSEKLLPSLEACSTSKISAADEHSRMYAAAQALCELTIHSSKKNYHSTVKLLGKPSQMSMKACKSKAVERSDKFSDPPKSINGTMNLIKLGDEGFPSKKLKLTTDERNTYNSRTDSLKKQALDWSTPEPVRSPPMKLFRASKPQIDRYNHHLVKKPYMMKPPRAAERPGIGQQKFRKVVVPMKWNRPEG, from the exons ATGGGATCGGCCGAGGGTTTTGGAGGAGGTGTGGTGGTGACTAAAGTTGGGATGCTGTCTGGGGGTGCCTGCAGCTCAGGGGTTCAAAAAG ATATTCAGGATGATGACATGTCAGTACCGGATTCATGGGGCAATATACCTGTTTCTGAAATTCGTAGGCAAGCTTCTCAAGGCCCTAGATTGCACAACAAGGATCTTGCAAATAATTCTTGCTTGGAGAACATGAATTCTCCTTCCTGGGCACTGGATGTAGGGGACAAGCTTTTAATTGGGAAAACTTGTGAAATACCAAGAAGCAATAGTGTGTGCTCTAAGAGATCAGGGATGGTACCGATGGAAGTTTCTGATAGTAAATCTGGATTATTAGATGCAGAAGGAATGCCTCTTGAGCTTGCATCGTGTCCCGCAAGCGGTAATACTTCTG AGAAAACCCAAATGGTTAAGCAAAGGAAAAGTTCTCTTATCAAACCTGGGGATAAAAGAAATG AGAAAACCCAAGTGGCTAAGCAAAGGAAAAGTTCAATTGTCAAACGCGGGGATAAAAGAAATGGTAAAACACACAAGAATAGATGTGATTCAATCTCTTTGAAGAATGGCTTGGTTAGCTTCAATTCAGCTGCAGGAGGGAATAACTTTTTCG GAATCTATGGTTTAAAAGCTGATGTTTTTGACATCACAAAGAATTTCAATGAGATTCCTCTTGATGAGATTCTGCATGGAAAGTATCACTGTGCTAGTATTGCCAAAGACAAGGGAAAGAAAGCAGTGAATTCAGACAGCAGTCTTTTGCAGTCGGTAAGAAAGGCATACTCTGTTCTTCAAGCTAGGAAGGTTTTGCACGCTGAAAAATGTGCTGAAATCGATCACAGTTGCAACCAAAAGGTTTCGACTAGCTTGGTCACTGCTAGTTCCTCGACAAGCCAAAGTGAAAGTGACAAAGGAGAGAGTTGTGATGCAGAGTTTCCATCCTCTGACAAT GTTCAAGAATCTGTCGGCAAGATGAATATATCTACCTTAATTTCCGATTCCCCTCTATATCAGCCGAAAGAAATCATGGAGCGTCTCGCGCTTGCTCCACCAAAGGATTTGGAGTCGTTTCTATTTGATGTGGCCAAGCCTGCAACATCTTTTCTGAAACAAGGCAATGATCCTCGTGTGGGCAAATCAGTTTCTCACCGAGCTGGCCTACCACCTTTTCCTTGGTCCAATTCATTTTCTGGACATAATAAGTCGGGTGCTGATGCCAGTAAGTTATCGGCAAGTCGTACAATATGTCAAGGTAGATGGGTAAAAGTTAGAAATTCTACCGCCCTTCAGAGAGGTTCTACTGATTTACAGATGGACCTAGAATCACTACAATTTGATCACAGTTTAGTGCCTTCACTTAACCTTAAACCTGAACGTCCAGAACATCAAATTGCTCCAAGTGAAAAGCTTCTTCCCTCCTTGGAAGCATGCTCAACTTCTAAGATATCTGCAGCAG ATGAGCACTCCCGCATGTATGCTGCCGCTCAAGCCCTTTGTGAATTGACTATTCATTCCTCAAAGAAAAATTACCATTCGACCGTTAAGTTGCTTGGAAAACCTTCCCAGATGTCCATGAAAGCTTGCAAATCTAAAGCCGTGGAGAGATCTGATAAATTTTCCGACCCACCAAAATCAATAAATGGGACCATGAATCTCATAAAACTTGGCGATGAAGGGTTTCCTTCAAAGAAGCTCAAGCTCACAACAGACGAAAGAAACACCTACAATAGTCGTACTGATTCCCTAAAAAAACAAGCATTAGACTGGTCTACTCCAGAACCTGTTAGATCACCTCCCATGAAACTATTCAGGGCGTCGAAACCACAAATAGATCGTTACAACCACCACCTTGTAAAGAAACCATATATGATGAAACCGCCACGTGCTGCAGAGAGGCCTGGTATTGGTCAACAGAAGTTCAGGAAAGTCGTCGTGCCAATGAAGTGGAATCGACCCGAAGGTTAG
- the LOC142526508 gene encoding uncharacterized protein LOC142526508 isoform X4 encodes MGSAEGFGGGVVVTKVGMLSGGACSSGVQKDIQDDDMSVPDSWGNIPVSEIRRQASQGPRLHNKDLANNSCLENMNSPSWALDVGDKLLIGKTCEIPRSNSVCSKRSGMVPMEVSDSKSGLLDAEGMPLELASCPASEKTQVAKQRKSSIVKRGDKRNGKTHKNRCDSISLKNGLVSFNSAAGGNNFFGIYGLKADVFDITKNFNEIPLDEILHGKYHCASIAKDKGKKAVNSDSSLLQSVRKAYSVLQARKVLHAEKCAEIDHSCNQKVSTSLVTASSSTSQSESDKGESCDAEFPSSDNVQESVGKMNISTLISDSPLYQPKEIMERLALAPPKDLESFLFDVAKPATSFLKQGNDPRVGKSVSHRAGLPPFPWSNSFSGHNKSGADASKLSASRTICQGRWVKVRNSTALQRGSTDLQMDLESLQFDHSLVPSLNLKPERPEHQIAPSEKLLPSLEACSTSKISAADEHSRMYAAAQALCELTIHSSKKNYHSTVKLLGKPSQMSMKACKSKAVERSDKFSDPPKSINGTMNLIKLGDEGFPSKKLKLTTDERNTYNSRTDSLKKQALDWSTPEPVRSPPMKLFRASKPQIDRYNHHLVKKPYMMKPPRAAERPGIGQQKFRKVVVPMKWNRPEG; translated from the exons ATGGGATCGGCCGAGGGTTTTGGAGGAGGTGTGGTGGTGACTAAAGTTGGGATGCTGTCTGGGGGTGCCTGCAGCTCAGGGGTTCAAAAAG ATATTCAGGATGATGACATGTCAGTACCGGATTCATGGGGCAATATACCTGTTTCTGAAATTCGTAGGCAAGCTTCTCAAGGCCCTAGATTGCACAACAAGGATCTTGCAAATAATTCTTGCTTGGAGAACATGAATTCTCCTTCCTGGGCACTGGATGTAGGGGACAAGCTTTTAATTGGGAAAACTTGTGAAATACCAAGAAGCAATAGTGTGTGCTCTAAGAGATCAGGGATGGTACCGATGGAAGTTTCTGATAGTAAATCTGGATTATTAGATGCAGAAGGAATGCCTCTTGAGCTTGCATCGTGTCCCGCAAGCG AGAAAACCCAAGTGGCTAAGCAAAGGAAAAGTTCAATTGTCAAACGCGGGGATAAAAGAAATGGTAAAACACACAAGAATAGATGTGATTCAATCTCTTTGAAGAATGGCTTGGTTAGCTTCAATTCAGCTGCAGGAGGGAATAACTTTTTCG GAATCTATGGTTTAAAAGCTGATGTTTTTGACATCACAAAGAATTTCAATGAGATTCCTCTTGATGAGATTCTGCATGGAAAGTATCACTGTGCTAGTATTGCCAAAGACAAGGGAAAGAAAGCAGTGAATTCAGACAGCAGTCTTTTGCAGTCGGTAAGAAAGGCATACTCTGTTCTTCAAGCTAGGAAGGTTTTGCACGCTGAAAAATGTGCTGAAATCGATCACAGTTGCAACCAAAAGGTTTCGACTAGCTTGGTCACTGCTAGTTCCTCGACAAGCCAAAGTGAAAGTGACAAAGGAGAGAGTTGTGATGCAGAGTTTCCATCCTCTGACAAT GTTCAAGAATCTGTCGGCAAGATGAATATATCTACCTTAATTTCCGATTCCCCTCTATATCAGCCGAAAGAAATCATGGAGCGTCTCGCGCTTGCTCCACCAAAGGATTTGGAGTCGTTTCTATTTGATGTGGCCAAGCCTGCAACATCTTTTCTGAAACAAGGCAATGATCCTCGTGTGGGCAAATCAGTTTCTCACCGAGCTGGCCTACCACCTTTTCCTTGGTCCAATTCATTTTCTGGACATAATAAGTCGGGTGCTGATGCCAGTAAGTTATCGGCAAGTCGTACAATATGTCAAGGTAGATGGGTAAAAGTTAGAAATTCTACCGCCCTTCAGAGAGGTTCTACTGATTTACAGATGGACCTAGAATCACTACAATTTGATCACAGTTTAGTGCCTTCACTTAACCTTAAACCTGAACGTCCAGAACATCAAATTGCTCCAAGTGAAAAGCTTCTTCCCTCCTTGGAAGCATGCTCAACTTCTAAGATATCTGCAGCAG ATGAGCACTCCCGCATGTATGCTGCCGCTCAAGCCCTTTGTGAATTGACTATTCATTCCTCAAAGAAAAATTACCATTCGACCGTTAAGTTGCTTGGAAAACCTTCCCAGATGTCCATGAAAGCTTGCAAATCTAAAGCCGTGGAGAGATCTGATAAATTTTCCGACCCACCAAAATCAATAAATGGGACCATGAATCTCATAAAACTTGGCGATGAAGGGTTTCCTTCAAAGAAGCTCAAGCTCACAACAGACGAAAGAAACACCTACAATAGTCGTACTGATTCCCTAAAAAAACAAGCATTAGACTGGTCTACTCCAGAACCTGTTAGATCACCTCCCATGAAACTATTCAGGGCGTCGAAACCACAAATAGATCGTTACAACCACCACCTTGTAAAGAAACCATATATGATGAAACCGCCACGTGCTGCAGAGAGGCCTGGTATTGGTCAACAGAAGTTCAGGAAAGTCGTCGTGCCAATGAAGTGGAATCGACCCGAAGGTTAG
- the LOC142526508 gene encoding uncharacterized protein LOC142526508 isoform X3 produces MGSAEGFGGGVVVTKVGMLSGGACSSGVQKDIQDDDMSVPDSWGNIPVSEIRRQASQGPRLHNKDLANNSCLENMNSPSWALDVGDKLLIGKTCEIPRSNSVCSKRSGMVPMEVSDSKSGLLDAEGMPLELASCPASGNTSEKTQVAKQRKSSIVKRGDKRNGKTHKNRCDSISLKNGLVSFNSAAGGNNFFGIYGLKADVFDITKNFNEIPLDEILHGKYHCASIAKDKGKKAVNSDSSLLQSVRKAYSVLQARKVLHAEKCAEIDHSCNQKVSTSLVTASSSTSQSESDKGESCDAEFPSSDNVQESVGKMNISTLISDSPLYQPKEIMERLALAPPKDLESFLFDVAKPATSFLKQGNDPRVGKSVSHRAGLPPFPWSNSFSGHNKSGADASKLSASRTICQGRWVKVRNSTALQRGSTDLQMDLESLQFDHSLVPSLNLKPERPEHQIAPSEKLLPSLEACSTSKISAADEHSRMYAAAQALCELTIHSSKKNYHSTVKLLGKPSQMSMKACKSKAVERSDKFSDPPKSINGTMNLIKLGDEGFPSKKLKLTTDERNTYNSRTDSLKKQALDWSTPEPVRSPPMKLFRASKPQIDRYNHHLVKKPYMMKPPRAAERPGIGQQKFRKVVVPMKWNRPEG; encoded by the exons ATGGGATCGGCCGAGGGTTTTGGAGGAGGTGTGGTGGTGACTAAAGTTGGGATGCTGTCTGGGGGTGCCTGCAGCTCAGGGGTTCAAAAAG ATATTCAGGATGATGACATGTCAGTACCGGATTCATGGGGCAATATACCTGTTTCTGAAATTCGTAGGCAAGCTTCTCAAGGCCCTAGATTGCACAACAAGGATCTTGCAAATAATTCTTGCTTGGAGAACATGAATTCTCCTTCCTGGGCACTGGATGTAGGGGACAAGCTTTTAATTGGGAAAACTTGTGAAATACCAAGAAGCAATAGTGTGTGCTCTAAGAGATCAGGGATGGTACCGATGGAAGTTTCTGATAGTAAATCTGGATTATTAGATGCAGAAGGAATGCCTCTTGAGCTTGCATCGTGTCCCGCAAGCGGTAATACTTCTG AGAAAACCCAAGTGGCTAAGCAAAGGAAAAGTTCAATTGTCAAACGCGGGGATAAAAGAAATGGTAAAACACACAAGAATAGATGTGATTCAATCTCTTTGAAGAATGGCTTGGTTAGCTTCAATTCAGCTGCAGGAGGGAATAACTTTTTCG GAATCTATGGTTTAAAAGCTGATGTTTTTGACATCACAAAGAATTTCAATGAGATTCCTCTTGATGAGATTCTGCATGGAAAGTATCACTGTGCTAGTATTGCCAAAGACAAGGGAAAGAAAGCAGTGAATTCAGACAGCAGTCTTTTGCAGTCGGTAAGAAAGGCATACTCTGTTCTTCAAGCTAGGAAGGTTTTGCACGCTGAAAAATGTGCTGAAATCGATCACAGTTGCAACCAAAAGGTTTCGACTAGCTTGGTCACTGCTAGTTCCTCGACAAGCCAAAGTGAAAGTGACAAAGGAGAGAGTTGTGATGCAGAGTTTCCATCCTCTGACAAT GTTCAAGAATCTGTCGGCAAGATGAATATATCTACCTTAATTTCCGATTCCCCTCTATATCAGCCGAAAGAAATCATGGAGCGTCTCGCGCTTGCTCCACCAAAGGATTTGGAGTCGTTTCTATTTGATGTGGCCAAGCCTGCAACATCTTTTCTGAAACAAGGCAATGATCCTCGTGTGGGCAAATCAGTTTCTCACCGAGCTGGCCTACCACCTTTTCCTTGGTCCAATTCATTTTCTGGACATAATAAGTCGGGTGCTGATGCCAGTAAGTTATCGGCAAGTCGTACAATATGTCAAGGTAGATGGGTAAAAGTTAGAAATTCTACCGCCCTTCAGAGAGGTTCTACTGATTTACAGATGGACCTAGAATCACTACAATTTGATCACAGTTTAGTGCCTTCACTTAACCTTAAACCTGAACGTCCAGAACATCAAATTGCTCCAAGTGAAAAGCTTCTTCCCTCCTTGGAAGCATGCTCAACTTCTAAGATATCTGCAGCAG ATGAGCACTCCCGCATGTATGCTGCCGCTCAAGCCCTTTGTGAATTGACTATTCATTCCTCAAAGAAAAATTACCATTCGACCGTTAAGTTGCTTGGAAAACCTTCCCAGATGTCCATGAAAGCTTGCAAATCTAAAGCCGTGGAGAGATCTGATAAATTTTCCGACCCACCAAAATCAATAAATGGGACCATGAATCTCATAAAACTTGGCGATGAAGGGTTTCCTTCAAAGAAGCTCAAGCTCACAACAGACGAAAGAAACACCTACAATAGTCGTACTGATTCCCTAAAAAAACAAGCATTAGACTGGTCTACTCCAGAACCTGTTAGATCACCTCCCATGAAACTATTCAGGGCGTCGAAACCACAAATAGATCGTTACAACCACCACCTTGTAAAGAAACCATATATGATGAAACCGCCACGTGCTGCAGAGAGGCCTGGTATTGGTCAACAGAAGTTCAGGAAAGTCGTCGTGCCAATGAAGTGGAATCGACCCGAAGGTTAG
- the LOC142526508 gene encoding uncharacterized protein LOC142526508 isoform X5, with the protein MSVPDSWGNIPVSEIRRQASQGPRLHNKDLANNSCLENMNSPSWALDVGDKLLIGKTCEIPRSNSVCSKRSGMVPMEVSDSKSGLLDAEGMPLELASCPASGNTSEKTQMVKQRKSSLIKPGDKRNEKTQVAKQRKSSIVKRGDKRNGKTHKNRCDSISLKNGLVSFNSAAGGNNFFGIYGLKADVFDITKNFNEIPLDEILHGKYHCASIAKDKGKKAVNSDSSLLQSVRKAYSVLQARKVLHAEKCAEIDHSCNQKVSTSLVTASSSTSQSESDKGESCDAEFPSSDNVQESVGKMNISTLISDSPLYQPKEIMERLALAPPKDLESFLFDVAKPATSFLKQGNDPRVGKSVSHRAGLPPFPWSNSFSGHNKSGADASKLSASRTICQGRWVKVRNSTALQRGSTDLQMDLESLQFDHSLVPSLNLKPERPEHQIAPSEKLLPSLEACSTSKISAADEHSRMYAAAQALCELTIHSSKKNYHSTVKLLGKPSQMSMKACKSKAVERSDKFSDPPKSINGTMNLIKLGDEGFPSKKLKLTTDERNTYNSRTDSLKKQALDWSTPEPVRSPPMKLFRASKPQIDRYNHHLVKKPYMMKPPRAAERPGIGQQKFRKVVVPMKWNRPEG; encoded by the exons ATGTCAGTACCGGATTCATGGGGCAATATACCTGTTTCTGAAATTCGTAGGCAAGCTTCTCAAGGCCCTAGATTGCACAACAAGGATCTTGCAAATAATTCTTGCTTGGAGAACATGAATTCTCCTTCCTGGGCACTGGATGTAGGGGACAAGCTTTTAATTGGGAAAACTTGTGAAATACCAAGAAGCAATAGTGTGTGCTCTAAGAGATCAGGGATGGTACCGATGGAAGTTTCTGATAGTAAATCTGGATTATTAGATGCAGAAGGAATGCCTCTTGAGCTTGCATCGTGTCCCGCAAGCGGTAATACTTCTG AGAAAACCCAAATGGTTAAGCAAAGGAAAAGTTCTCTTATCAAACCTGGGGATAAAAGAAATG AGAAAACCCAAGTGGCTAAGCAAAGGAAAAGTTCAATTGTCAAACGCGGGGATAAAAGAAATGGTAAAACACACAAGAATAGATGTGATTCAATCTCTTTGAAGAATGGCTTGGTTAGCTTCAATTCAGCTGCAGGAGGGAATAACTTTTTCG GAATCTATGGTTTAAAAGCTGATGTTTTTGACATCACAAAGAATTTCAATGAGATTCCTCTTGATGAGATTCTGCATGGAAAGTATCACTGTGCTAGTATTGCCAAAGACAAGGGAAAGAAAGCAGTGAATTCAGACAGCAGTCTTTTGCAGTCGGTAAGAAAGGCATACTCTGTTCTTCAAGCTAGGAAGGTTTTGCACGCTGAAAAATGTGCTGAAATCGATCACAGTTGCAACCAAAAGGTTTCGACTAGCTTGGTCACTGCTAGTTCCTCGACAAGCCAAAGTGAAAGTGACAAAGGAGAGAGTTGTGATGCAGAGTTTCCATCCTCTGACAAT GTTCAAGAATCTGTCGGCAAGATGAATATATCTACCTTAATTTCCGATTCCCCTCTATATCAGCCGAAAGAAATCATGGAGCGTCTCGCGCTTGCTCCACCAAAGGATTTGGAGTCGTTTCTATTTGATGTGGCCAAGCCTGCAACATCTTTTCTGAAACAAGGCAATGATCCTCGTGTGGGCAAATCAGTTTCTCACCGAGCTGGCCTACCACCTTTTCCTTGGTCCAATTCATTTTCTGGACATAATAAGTCGGGTGCTGATGCCAGTAAGTTATCGGCAAGTCGTACAATATGTCAAGGTAGATGGGTAAAAGTTAGAAATTCTACCGCCCTTCAGAGAGGTTCTACTGATTTACAGATGGACCTAGAATCACTACAATTTGATCACAGTTTAGTGCCTTCACTTAACCTTAAACCTGAACGTCCAGAACATCAAATTGCTCCAAGTGAAAAGCTTCTTCCCTCCTTGGAAGCATGCTCAACTTCTAAGATATCTGCAGCAG ATGAGCACTCCCGCATGTATGCTGCCGCTCAAGCCCTTTGTGAATTGACTATTCATTCCTCAAAGAAAAATTACCATTCGACCGTTAAGTTGCTTGGAAAACCTTCCCAGATGTCCATGAAAGCTTGCAAATCTAAAGCCGTGGAGAGATCTGATAAATTTTCCGACCCACCAAAATCAATAAATGGGACCATGAATCTCATAAAACTTGGCGATGAAGGGTTTCCTTCAAAGAAGCTCAAGCTCACAACAGACGAAAGAAACACCTACAATAGTCGTACTGATTCCCTAAAAAAACAAGCATTAGACTGGTCTACTCCAGAACCTGTTAGATCACCTCCCATGAAACTATTCAGGGCGTCGAAACCACAAATAGATCGTTACAACCACCACCTTGTAAAGAAACCATATATGATGAAACCGCCACGTGCTGCAGAGAGGCCTGGTATTGGTCAACAGAAGTTCAGGAAAGTCGTCGTGCCAATGAAGTGGAATCGACCCGAAGGTTAG
- the LOC142527328 gene encoding uncharacterized protein LOC142527328 translates to MGSQQHLEKMQQRQNYRNLWHTDLMRTIQNDPPYCCFALWCGPCVSYMLRKRALYNDMSRYVCCAGYMPCSGRCGESRCPEFCLATEAFLCFGNSVASTRFLLQDEFNIQTTQCDNCIIGFMFCLTQIACIFSIVAMIVGSEELSEASQILSCLSDMVYCSVCACMQTQHKIEMDKRDGKFGPQPMMAPHVQQMSRLDQPYPPSVGYPPAYGQPNYPPPPQAPGYPPAGYPPAGYQRW, encoded by the exons ATGGGGTCGCAGCAACATTTGGAGAAGATGCAGCAGCGGCAGAACTATCGGAACCTATGGCACACAGATCTTATGCGCACTATTCAGAATGATCCTCCCT ATTGCTGCTTTGCGCTGTGGTG TGGACCCTGTGTTTCTTACATGCTTCGGAAAAGAGCCCTTTACAATGACATGTCTCG GTATGTATGCTGTGCTGGCTATATGCCTTGCAGTGGTCGATGTGGAGAAAGTCGTTGCCCGGAATTTTGCCTTGCCACAGAG GCGTTCCTGTGCTTTGGAAATTCAGTAGCCTCAACAAGGTTTTTATTGCAAGATGAGTTTAACATACAGACGACACAATGTGATAATTGCATAATT GGTTTCATGTTCTGCCTTACACAAATTGCTTGCATTTTTTCAATCGTTGCTATGATTGTTGGAAGCGAGGAACTTTCAGAGGCTTCTCAGATACTCTCTTGCTTGTCTGATATGGTGTACTGCTC gGTTTGCGCTTGCATGCAG ACGCAACACAAGATTGAAATGGACAAGCGAGATGGAAAGTTTGGCCCACAACCAATGAtggctccacatgtccagcaaaTGTCACGTCTCGATCAGCCATATCCCCCGTCTGTTGGATATCCACCTGCATATGGCCAACCCAATTATCCTCCACCTCCTCAGGCCCCTGGCTACCCTCCTGCCGGCTATCCACCAGCTGGCTATCAGAGGTGGTGA